From a region of the Candidatus Brocadia sp. genome:
- the miaB gene encoding tRNA (N6-isopentenyl adenosine(37)-C2)-methylthiotransferase MiaB → MITTSHNLNNDTLCKTVFFETFGCQMNKLDAELSLGLLQEDGYKIVDAVDEADVILFNTCSVRQHAEDKVYSHLGALKTLKKKRPEVIVGVLGCMAQKDGEAIFKRMPHVDLVCGTRMFSRLPELILNIRNHGSHVLAIDEDHIVNVKRAVAYRPNRYQAFVTVMRGCDNYCSYCIVPYVRGREISRTIADVKEEVQSLVSNGCKEITLLGQNINSYGKGLPGGVTLGDLLSELDDLAGLERIRFVTSHPADMSRDLIRTISRLGKVCEHLHMPAQSGSDQILARMRRGYSVSYYRDLISYARELIPHIMVASDFIVGFPGETDADFQETVRLMEEIRFQNCFIFKYSPRTGTKAAGLKDDVSDEIKRARNMKLLELQKGISLEENKKLIGRVVQVLAEGASKSDTNKLSGRTRQNHIVVFNGSLDFVGRLVNVLIHEATDLTLFGTLTR, encoded by the coding sequence ATGATTACTACTTCTCATAATCTTAATAACGACACCCTCTGCAAGACCGTTTTTTTTGAAACCTTTGGCTGTCAGATGAATAAGCTCGATGCTGAGCTTTCGTTAGGGTTGTTGCAGGAAGATGGCTACAAGATTGTCGATGCAGTTGATGAGGCAGATGTGATTTTATTCAATACCTGCAGCGTACGCCAGCATGCGGAAGACAAGGTGTATTCTCATTTGGGAGCACTGAAGACATTAAAGAAAAAACGCCCTGAAGTTATTGTGGGCGTCCTCGGTTGCATGGCACAAAAAGACGGGGAGGCAATTTTTAAGCGTATGCCCCATGTAGACCTGGTCTGCGGCACCCGTATGTTTTCACGTCTGCCAGAACTGATTCTTAACATCAGAAATCACGGATCGCATGTCCTTGCCATAGACGAAGATCACATCGTTAACGTAAAAAGGGCTGTGGCATACCGGCCGAACAGGTATCAGGCATTCGTTACGGTTATGCGGGGCTGCGATAACTATTGTTCTTATTGTATCGTGCCCTACGTGCGCGGACGGGAGATTAGCCGCACTATCGCCGATGTAAAAGAAGAGGTGCAATCCCTTGTCTCAAACGGCTGCAAAGAGATTACCCTCCTGGGACAAAATATTAATTCGTATGGAAAAGGCCTGCCGGGAGGCGTTACCCTGGGAGACCTGCTATCCGAATTGGACGACCTGGCTGGGCTCGAACGGATTCGGTTTGTGACCTCTCATCCTGCCGACATGTCCCGCGACCTCATCCGCACCATAAGCCGTTTGGGAAAGGTCTGTGAACACTTGCACATGCCTGCACAATCGGGCTCCGATCAAATCCTTGCTAGAATGCGGCGCGGCTATTCTGTAAGCTATTACCGTGATTTGATCTCGTATGCAAGGGAACTGATTCCCCATATCATGGTAGCCAGCGACTTCATTGTGGGCTTTCCGGGTGAAACGGATGCGGATTTCCAGGAAACCGTCCGGCTCATGGAAGAGATACGTTTCCAGAACTGTTTCATCTTCAAGTACTCCCCTCGTACCGGCACAAAAGCAGCCGGACTCAAGGATGACGTGTCCGATGAGATAAAAAGAGCGCGAAATATGAAACTGCTGGAATTGCAAAAAGGCATCAGCCTCGAAGAGAACAAGAAGCTGATCGGGAGGGTAGTGCAGGTGCTTGCAGAAGGAGCCAGCAAGTCGGATACAAATAAATTATCAGGCCGTACCCGGCAAAACCACATCGTCGTTTTCAATGGCTCGCTGGATTTCGTGGGAAGACTGGTAAATGTTTTGATACATGAGGCAACAGACCTTACTCTGTTTGGTACGTTAACGCGATGA
- a CDS encoding adenylyl-sulfate reductase subunit alpha has product MGIFHIDTDILIVGGGAAGCFAAVEIYKKSPGCRVIIMEKAHIERSGCLAMGLNAINAYLHEGQTPDSYVAYVERQFEGIIRKDLVYSIVRGLNDAVKDVEKMGLPIEKNEDGTYKMRGKRSIRIFGERLKPILAEAVQKTPARVFNRVVATNFIYDNTRVCGAFGFGIRDGIFYAIRAKAVIVATGGASGIYKPHNAGEARHLLWYCPWNAGAGYAMGIRIGAEMTSFENRFIALRVKDVNAPTGTIAVGARSKQINARGEDYLEQYYKHWGGNKCLTQHRLLATIEEKKLGRGPCYLNTTTLTEEEERRLKEDFLNMNPQIVLLWATKEMNPRKKPVEICGTEPFLVGGHCQAGYWIDKDRRTTIPGLYAAGEVAGGAPKKYVSGSWVEARIAATTALEDIKEVHLVNPDEDAIRQEKTRVLQPLSRKTGILPSEARERLQKIMDEYAGGISMNYELHEERLLEARRLLTCLKDRMKDMLAVDRYSLVETLECIDRVDVARVLVEHLIYRKETRWACYQTRLDYPEKDNNRWLTFVNSVYNPKTDETLMIERPLCA; this is encoded by the coding sequence ATGGGTATATTCCATATAGACACTGATATCTTGATCGTTGGCGGCGGGGCGGCGGGATGTTTTGCTGCGGTGGAGATTTACAAGAAATCTCCCGGCTGCCGGGTGATTATTATGGAAAAGGCACACATCGAGCGCAGTGGGTGTCTGGCCATGGGGCTGAATGCCATCAATGCATATTTACATGAGGGCCAAACACCTGATTCCTATGTTGCATATGTTGAACGGCAGTTTGAGGGCATTATCAGAAAGGATCTTGTCTACAGCATTGTCCGGGGACTTAATGATGCAGTCAAAGACGTGGAAAAGATGGGGCTGCCCATAGAAAAGAACGAAGATGGCACCTATAAAATGCGCGGGAAACGCAGTATTCGTATTTTTGGCGAACGGTTAAAACCTATCCTTGCGGAGGCCGTGCAAAAAACACCCGCCCGGGTTTTTAATCGTGTTGTGGCAACCAATTTTATTTACGACAATACCCGTGTTTGCGGGGCGTTTGGCTTTGGGATTCGGGATGGCATTTTTTATGCCATCAGGGCAAAAGCCGTTATTGTTGCTACCGGCGGAGCTTCGGGTATCTATAAACCGCATAATGCCGGGGAGGCACGGCATCTTCTGTGGTATTGTCCCTGGAATGCAGGGGCAGGATACGCCATGGGAATCCGGATCGGGGCGGAAATGACGAGTTTTGAGAACCGGTTTATTGCCTTGAGGGTGAAGGATGTGAATGCTCCAACCGGCACGATTGCTGTGGGAGCACGGTCAAAGCAGATTAACGCACGCGGGGAAGACTACCTCGAACAATACTATAAACATTGGGGAGGAAACAAGTGCCTGACACAGCACCGGCTGCTGGCAACCATCGAGGAAAAGAAGCTTGGCCGGGGACCCTGCTATCTGAACACAACCACGTTAACTGAAGAGGAAGAAAGAAGACTCAAGGAAGATTTTTTAAATATGAATCCCCAGATTGTCCTTTTGTGGGCAACAAAAGAAATGAATCCGCGAAAGAAGCCAGTTGAAATCTGTGGCACCGAACCTTTCCTTGTAGGTGGCCACTGTCAGGCGGGTTATTGGATCGATAAAGACAGGCGGACAACGATTCCCGGTCTGTATGCTGCAGGAGAGGTCGCAGGTGGTGCACCAAAAAAATATGTAAGCGGAAGTTGGGTCGAGGCGCGTATTGCGGCGACTACAGCGTTGGAGGATATAAAGGAAGTGCATCTGGTAAATCCGGATGAAGACGCAATCCGGCAGGAAAAGACCAGGGTTCTGCAGCCTTTGTCAAGAAAGACAGGCATATTGCCGTCTGAAGCGCGGGAACGACTTCAAAAGATTATGGATGAATACGCCGGTGGGATCTCCATGAACTATGAACTTCATGAAGAAAGATTGCTGGAGGCAAGGCGATTGCTCACCTGCCTCAAGGATCGCATGAAAGATATGTTGGCCGTGGATCGTTATTCTCTGGTTGAGACATTGGAATGCATTGACCGGGTTGATGTCGCACGGGTATTGGTAGAACACCTGATCTATCGCAAGGAAACAAGATGGGCATGCTATCAGACCCGACTGGATTATCCGGAGAAAGACAACAACCGCTGGCTTACGTTTGTAAATTCTGTCTATAATCCGAAGACGGACGAGACGCTCATGATAGAAAGGCCCTTGTGCGCATGA
- a CDS encoding glycosyltransferase family 2 protein — protein sequence MLRWVTSRLLNFSFYPFSMIALNFIIINWNTRQLLLDCISSVYTTVTGLKYQIYVVDNGSQDESIKAVHDQFPRVCVIENRENRGFAAAVNQALEKNSTADAYSVLLNTDTLLQRGAISEMYSFMEQHKDAGIAGAQLQKPDGTRQHSYDNYPTLATELFNKSLLRWLFPKKYPSKKAQATQPVEVESVIGACMMIRNKAIEDVGKLDEAYFFFLEETDWCYRMQKAGWKVYHIPDARVIHLGGQSKKRAPWQSQVEYCRSLYLFFRKNRSAFSYLMLRIFYLVKISLNLAVNAVGNVLLFFQNKKLRYRLSIYYKLFLWHLFLCPDGMGLKPPNSNNKWQEKIHHSSR from the coding sequence TTGCTGAGGTGGGTAACGTCACGCCTTCTTAATTTCTCTTTTTATCCTTTTTCTATGATTGCCCTGAATTTTATCATTATAAACTGGAACACGAGACAATTATTACTCGATTGTATCAGTTCCGTTTATACAACGGTCACCGGCCTTAAGTACCAGATATACGTCGTTGACAATGGTTCTCAGGATGAAAGCATTAAAGCCGTGCATGACCAATTTCCCCGGGTTTGCGTGATAGAAAACCGGGAGAACAGGGGATTTGCTGCCGCCGTGAACCAGGCATTGGAGAAAAATAGCACCGCAGATGCGTATAGTGTGTTACTCAATACCGATACCCTTTTACAGAGAGGCGCCATATCGGAAATGTATTCATTCATGGAACAGCATAAAGACGCCGGAATTGCTGGCGCACAATTGCAGAAACCCGACGGCACACGGCAGCATAGCTATGATAATTATCCGACCCTGGCAACGGAACTTTTTAACAAGAGTTTATTGCGATGGCTCTTTCCCAAAAAATATCCCAGCAAAAAGGCGCAGGCAACGCAACCGGTGGAAGTAGAATCCGTTATCGGGGCATGTATGATGATAAGGAACAAGGCGATAGAGGATGTTGGGAAATTGGATGAAGCTTACTTCTTTTTCCTCGAGGAAACCGATTGGTGTTATCGCATGCAAAAGGCAGGCTGGAAAGTGTATCATATACCGGACGCAAGGGTTATTCATCTGGGTGGACAGAGCAAGAAGAGAGCTCCCTGGCAATCGCAGGTGGAGTATTGCCGTTCCTTGTATCTGTTTTTTAGGAAAAACAGAAGCGCCTTTTCATATCTCATGCTTCGAATATTCTATCTGGTAAAAATTAGTCTGAATTTAGCCGTAAATGCCGTGGGTAATGTGTTGCTGTTCTTTCAGAATAAAAAATTACGCTACCGGCTGTCAATATACTACAAACTCTTTTTGTGGCATCTTTTCTTATGCCCCGATGGGATGGGTTTAAAACCCCCGAACTCGAACAACAAGTGGCAAGAGAAAATTCATCATTCATCGCGTTAA
- a CDS encoding glycosyltransferase has translation MSTPKRPENRFVAQVRTDRIHLMQGLQKRDGIGSLIKNRRLILQSIRQVKPDVIHFFRERDLATLPGNSKNFVKVFSSLKSAYPGRLKRILWNTANIITVFQKKLHDELLRNSGKVVYIKPWLDLQQIPAHHQNVRPAFGLHAEDFVVGLVMRVQPYRRFDLIIETAKLVKESKKRIKFLLFGKGPYLQKLVMDPLKKYGLEAVIIPGGYRKDDYWDALYSFDIMLYTVAGSDGTARALRQCQAIGKPIVCLHDDFMQEIVHDGVNGFVVRHDPAEIMKKIDALYSERNMLIDFSKRSEHQGKTYDLNKIGQEIYALYESTLRRKI, from the coding sequence ATGAGCACACCGAAGCGCCCTGAAAACAGGTTTGTTGCCCAAGTCAGGACCGACAGAATTCATCTTATGCAGGGACTGCAAAAGCGTGACGGTATTGGTTCGCTCATAAAAAACAGAAGGTTAATCCTGCAGAGTATCCGTCAGGTTAAACCTGATGTAATTCATTTCTTTCGCGAACGGGACCTGGCTACCCTTCCCGGGAATTCTAAAAATTTTGTGAAGGTATTTTCAAGCCTTAAGAGCGCTTATCCCGGGAGATTGAAAAGAATCCTTTGGAATACCGCAAATATAATAACGGTTTTTCAGAAAAAACTCCATGATGAATTACTCCGGAACTCGGGCAAGGTTGTCTATATAAAACCGTGGTTAGATCTGCAGCAGATACCGGCACACCATCAAAATGTTCGGCCTGCATTTGGATTACACGCAGAAGATTTTGTCGTAGGCCTTGTCATGCGCGTTCAACCATACAGAAGATTTGATCTGATTATTGAAACCGCAAAACTGGTAAAGGAATCGAAGAAAAGAATCAAGTTTTTACTGTTTGGGAAAGGGCCGTATCTTCAGAAACTTGTCATGGATCCTCTAAAAAAATATGGGCTTGAAGCGGTGATAATCCCCGGTGGATACCGAAAAGATGATTACTGGGATGCTCTTTATTCTTTTGATATCATGTTGTATACGGTAGCAGGTTCTGACGGAACTGCGCGCGCTCTCAGGCAATGTCAGGCTATAGGAAAACCGATCGTCTGTTTACACGATGATTTCATGCAGGAAATTGTTCATGACGGGGTAAACGGTTTTGTTGTTCGTCATGATCCGGCGGAAATAATGAAAAAAATTGATGCCTTGTATTCAGAGAGAAATATGCTCATCGATTTTTCGAAAAGATCGGAGCATCAGGGAAAGACTTACGATCTTAACAAAATCGGGCAAGAAATATATGCACTCTACGAGAGCACATTGAGACGAAAAATATGA
- a CDS encoding glycosyltransferase — protein sequence MNDKNSLVSVIVPTYNSARFLPESVGSILAQTYHPYEIIVVDDGSTDNTKEVLRPFMQRIKCIHLEQNKGSPTARNIGIQAARGAYIAFIDGDDLWFPEKLQTDIGHFSQHPDISMVYSKHLNIDEKGVVSDDAVKKRLPSGKIFIQLFSEQNFILTSSVVVRKEVFETTGLFDEQLFNCQDWDMWLRIAFSFQVAGINKPLVKYRHNPGSLSKNRENVLKYQKQVIDKTYTAFKDTTCGISEKLYQKRLASHHAKAGRYYARTGKKRLAHENFRLSLKHDPLNLRTLRYYFQCW from the coding sequence ATGAATGACAAGAATTCCCTAGTTAGTGTAATCGTACCTACCTATAACAGCGCCCGTTTCTTGCCGGAATCCGTGGGATCAATCTTGGCGCAGACGTACCACCCGTACGAGATTATTGTAGTCGATGATGGATCAACAGATAACACCAAAGAAGTTTTGCGTCCGTTTATGCAACGGATAAAGTGCATTCATTTAGAACAAAATAAAGGATCTCCCACGGCCAGAAATATCGGTATCCAAGCAGCTCGGGGCGCTTACATAGCCTTTATTGATGGAGACGACCTTTGGTTTCCAGAAAAATTACAGACCGATATCGGGCATTTCTCTCAGCACCCCGATATCAGCATGGTATACTCAAAGCATCTCAATATCGATGAAAAGGGGGTGGTCTCCGATGACGCCGTGAAGAAGCGGTTACCATCGGGCAAAATATTTATCCAGCTCTTTTCTGAACAAAATTTTATCCTTACCTCATCCGTAGTGGTGCGAAAGGAAGTGTTTGAAACGACGGGTTTATTCGATGAACAGCTGTTTAATTGCCAGGACTGGGATATGTGGTTGCGGATCGCCTTCTCTTTTCAGGTTGCGGGAATTAATAAACCCCTGGTGAAATACCGGCACAATCCTGGTTCTTTGAGCAAGAACCGGGAGAATGTCTTGAAATATCAAAAACAGGTTATTGATAAAACCTATACGGCATTCAAGGACACAACGTGCGGAATAAGTGAAAAACTTTACCAAAAGCGGCTTGCTTCACATCATGCGAAGGCCGGACGGTATTATGCACGAACAGGGAAGAAACGTCTGGCGCACGAAAATTTCCGTCTTTCTTTGAAACATGATCCACTCAATCTCAGAACGCTGAGATATTATTTTCAATGCTGGTGA
- a CDS encoding DUF2029 domain-containing protein, with product MNLKTNQQKRTYKVLIIIFAVIILVFCVLPVCNYFRGSTKDYGRFYQAGQSMLSGGDIYIKGGETFQFLYPPTAAVLYALMSIFGFLPMIILFVMTNAALWIVSIFLSVYLTTGKIMMQHPLLYLVPTACCIPFVWDIFQLGQPNLWLLACMLGAFVCLQLKKEWPAGVLIAFAASLKAFPILALVYLLYRQRWRASLSTVVFLIFFLAVLPIPFRGVQRNFQDLKTWTNGMVLRYDTGSIAQRPGRGYGWKNQSLIAVANRLLRPVDAFHSKSNPVYVNIANLEFKYLNIIIIATAMGLCLFYIGSMPRPAQRTLHTDSIEYAMLLILILIFTPLSFTYFYVWLLYPLMVAVNTLLSLTYPSRAGNLAFIWFVVCLLLLSFMLPIPGFRWFAAIGSTLGACVLLLGGLGWKLRHS from the coding sequence ATGAACCTGAAAACAAATCAGCAAAAGCGCACCTATAAAGTTCTTATAATCATATTTGCAGTTATTATTCTGGTGTTTTGCGTCCTGCCTGTTTGTAACTATTTCCGCGGCAGTACCAAGGACTACGGCAGGTTTTATCAGGCAGGTCAGAGTATGCTTTCTGGTGGAGATATTTATATCAAGGGAGGTGAAACATTCCAGTTCCTGTATCCGCCCACTGCTGCCGTTCTTTATGCCCTTATGAGCATCTTTGGGTTCCTTCCCATGATTATCCTTTTTGTCATGACAAATGCGGCGTTGTGGATTGTGAGTATTTTCTTGTCGGTGTATCTGACTACCGGAAAGATCATGATGCAGCATCCCCTGCTCTATCTCGTGCCAACCGCATGTTGTATCCCGTTTGTCTGGGACATTTTTCAATTGGGACAACCAAATTTGTGGCTGCTGGCGTGCATGCTTGGCGCATTTGTCTGTCTTCAGTTGAAAAAGGAGTGGCCGGCGGGCGTTTTAATCGCATTTGCAGCATCCCTGAAGGCATTTCCCATCCTTGCCCTGGTATATTTGCTCTACCGGCAGCGGTGGAGGGCATCATTGTCTACCGTGGTATTTTTGATCTTTTTTCTCGCCGTGTTACCGATTCCGTTTCGTGGAGTACAACGCAATTTTCAGGATCTTAAAACCTGGACTAATGGCATGGTTTTGCGTTATGATACCGGTTCGATTGCCCAGCGCCCCGGCCGTGGGTACGGCTGGAAGAATCAGTCTCTCATTGCCGTTGCAAACCGGCTGTTGCGCCCGGTGGACGCCTTTCATTCAAAAAGCAATCCCGTTTACGTAAATATAGCAAATCTTGAATTTAAATACCTTAATATCATTATCATTGCCACAGCTATGGGTCTTTGCCTCTTTTATATCGGCTCAATGCCGCGCCCTGCACAGCGAACCCTGCACACCGACTCGATTGAATATGCTATGCTGCTGATATTGATTCTGATCTTTACGCCGTTGTCATTTACGTACTTTTACGTCTGGCTTTTATATCCGCTCATGGTAGCGGTCAATACCCTGTTGTCCCTGACATACCCATCACGGGCAGGAAATCTGGCATTTATCTGGTTTGTAGTATGTCTGCTCCTCCTCAGTTTTATGTTGCCAATACCGGGATTTCGCTGGTTTGCGGCAATCGGCAGTACTTTGGGTGCATGTGTATTATTGCTGGGAGGGCTTGGCTGGAAGCTGCGTCATTCGTGA
- a CDS encoding glycosyltransferase family 39 protein, whose amino-acid sequence MNSTTAVNNTRLIATGILLFTAFLFLFNIGKRDLWAPDEPRYAQVSKEMRDTGNFVVPHLNSAPYPDKPPLLFWVINLFSLPFGKITALSSRLPSAFAGIGCCLAIFYFGKRLHRNTRIGLLSALILATSTKFLWMAHRVAFDVLLTFFVTMAIICFQKGYTEQKNAGRYYILFYVCMALGVLTKGPVGLILPFGVVVTYLILKKDVKTLKETQPWIGGMLFVLIVFTWVCMAGVYGGKAYTYQILFNQNVGRFASSFAHQRPFYYYFIYFPVNFLPWSVFIPSIAMFLASSKGRKKIRDLLLPLVWFGVVFVFFSIVSGKRDIYVLPLYPAASLLTAWFLNEFIEQVREKSFKKMGYYPCFFLCGLSLVSGICLPVVVYSIYPRYLSLAIPLAVILFLGGIFLLRLIKHARIIPFLFILFFMILIIFNLSTLKVIPVLNQYKSAREICDKANSVIKPGERLALYNFFRDPYLFYTDRNYLEIIQGVDNLRQFLNGQERVFLFIQEKDFKEVSKFSEIAVFALAKDSVGHRDVILVSNRDK is encoded by the coding sequence ATGAATTCAACGACCGCTGTTAACAACACCCGTTTAATAGCAACCGGTATTCTCCTCTTTACCGCCTTTCTCTTCCTGTTCAATATCGGCAAACGGGACTTGTGGGCGCCAGATGAGCCCCGTTATGCACAAGTTTCAAAAGAGATGAGGGATACCGGTAATTTTGTTGTTCCACACCTGAATAGCGCCCCCTATCCGGATAAACCTCCGCTCCTCTTCTGGGTTATTAATCTGTTTTCGCTTCCTTTCGGCAAGATTACCGCATTATCGTCACGCTTGCCCTCTGCCTTTGCAGGGATCGGCTGTTGCCTGGCCATATTTTATTTTGGCAAACGTTTGCACCGAAACACGCGGATTGGACTCCTGTCGGCGCTTATCCTTGCTACCAGCACGAAGTTTCTCTGGATGGCGCATCGCGTTGCATTTGACGTCCTCCTCACGTTTTTCGTGACCATGGCAATCATCTGTTTTCAGAAAGGATATACGGAACAAAAAAATGCGGGACGGTACTATATCTTATTTTATGTATGCATGGCCCTGGGAGTGCTCACCAAAGGGCCTGTTGGCCTTATCCTTCCTTTTGGCGTGGTAGTAACCTATCTCATTCTGAAAAAGGACGTCAAGACATTAAAGGAAACCCAGCCCTGGATAGGGGGAATGCTGTTTGTTTTGATAGTATTTACCTGGGTCTGTATGGCAGGTGTCTACGGCGGCAAGGCCTATACCTACCAGATATTGTTCAACCAGAATGTTGGAAGGTTCGCCAGTTCTTTTGCCCATCAACGGCCATTTTATTACTATTTCATCTATTTTCCGGTCAACTTTTTACCCTGGAGCGTTTTTATTCCAAGCATTGCAATGTTTCTGGCTTCTTCCAAAGGACGGAAAAAGATACGGGATCTTTTGTTGCCTCTCGTTTGGTTTGGAGTCGTTTTCGTTTTCTTTTCAATAGTGTCAGGCAAGAGGGATATCTATGTCCTTCCGTTATATCCCGCGGCATCCCTGCTTACCGCCTGGTTTTTGAATGAATTTATTGAGCAAGTTCGGGAAAAATCTTTTAAAAAAATGGGGTACTATCCGTGCTTTTTTCTCTGTGGCCTATCGCTGGTGTCAGGAATATGTTTGCCGGTTGTGGTATATAGCATTTACCCCCGGTATTTGTCGCTGGCTATTCCTCTTGCCGTTATTCTTTTTTTGGGCGGTATTTTCCTGTTGCGATTGATAAAGCATGCAAGGATAATTCCCTTTCTTTTTATCCTCTTCTTTATGATCCTGATCATATTTAATCTGAGTACCTTGAAGGTGATTCCGGTACTGAATCAGTATAAATCTGCAAGAGAAATTTGCGACAAGGCCAATTCCGTAATAAAACCCGGGGAGCGGTTGGCACTGTACAATTTCTTTCGGGATCCTTACCTGTTCTATACCGACAGAAATTATCTCGAGATCATCCAGGGTGTGGACAACTTGCGGCAATTTCTGAATGGACAAGAACGGGTGTTTCTTTTTATCCAGGAGAAGGATTTCAAGGAAGTTTCAAAATTTTCTGAAATAGCCGTCTTCGCGCTGGCAAAAGACTCTGTTGGGCATAGAGATGTTATCCTTGTCTCAAACAGGGATAAATAA
- a CDS encoding adenylylsulfate reductase: protein MSIFIDETICNGCKGLAEARCERICPGDLCYRKENTKAAIRDQSACWTCAGCVKECPVQAIELRLPFQICSNGSSLKARLKHDKTTWTIWDAEGHQENFIIQARCLKGD, encoded by the coding sequence ATGAGTATCTTTATTGACGAAACTATCTGTAACGGGTGCAAAGGGTTAGCCGAGGCGCGATGTGAACGTATCTGTCCGGGCGATCTGTGCTATCGTAAAGAAAACACGAAGGCAGCGATTCGTGACCAGTCGGCTTGCTGGACATGTGCCGGTTGCGTAAAGGAATGCCCGGTACAGGCAATTGAGTTGAGACTTCCTTTCCAGATCTGCAGTAACGGTTCTTCCCTGAAAGCGCGGTTAAAACACGACAAAACGACGTGGACGATCTGGGATGCCGAAGGACATCAGGAAAATTTTATTATTCAGGCAAGATGTTTGAAAGGAGATTAA
- a CDS encoding glycosyltransferase family 9 protein, with protein MVKTKKKRGGLWRKHPFPYYLNKKIRGLLMRTINLFLGEVRKEKVSLPGEEIKKILLVRINFRIGNAILAIPAISIFQKNFPHARIDFAGAPVSGVLYQHLPVNQRYSITRKFPGILWSYFSLLYKIRSMKYDLAVDVSCSQSMTSSLVVGFSGARIRAGSQGKWDYWFTISVPRPAETNKYKVLPVFFRTMGMETQQILPQLILSPEEKAKGKGKVMALIELNHVPIVGVFVGGRKSKGKKWPVENFLELITTLRAQGMRVIVFFGPDEKELMVLFRQSLGKDVPLVFESSLRIFASMVAHCNLFIACDSGPMHLSCALGVRTIALFLKGNFHHWGPPPEIAHIIYRTEGIRVEDIVEVAVAEVGNVTPS; from the coding sequence ATGGTCAAAACAAAGAAAAAACGGGGAGGGTTATGGCGGAAACATCCCTTCCCTTATTATTTGAATAAAAAGATCCGCGGTCTGCTCATGAGGACGATCAACCTGTTTCTGGGTGAGGTAAGGAAGGAAAAAGTCAGTCTCCCAGGAGAGGAGATAAAAAAGATCTTGCTGGTGCGAATCAACTTTCGCATAGGCAATGCCATCCTGGCAATACCGGCCATAAGTATATTTCAGAAAAATTTTCCCCATGCCAGGATTGATTTTGCCGGAGCCCCTGTATCAGGAGTGCTGTATCAGCACCTGCCTGTTAACCAGCGCTATAGCATAACCCGTAAATTCCCAGGTATTTTATGGTCATATTTTTCTCTCTTATACAAAATCCGGTCTATGAAGTATGATCTGGCAGTTGATGTGAGTTGTTCACAGTCGATGACGAGTTCTCTTGTTGTGGGATTTTCCGGAGCACGTATTCGTGCCGGATCTCAGGGAAAATGGGATTACTGGTTTACTATTTCCGTCCCAAGACCAGCCGAAACAAATAAGTATAAAGTGTTGCCCGTATTTTTTCGCACCATGGGAATGGAAACACAGCAGATATTACCACAACTGATATTGTCTCCCGAAGAAAAGGCCAAAGGGAAAGGGAAGGTAATGGCACTCATAGAGCTGAATCACGTTCCGATCGTTGGAGTTTTTGTTGGGGGAAGAAAGTCTAAAGGGAAAAAATGGCCGGTAGAAAATTTCCTGGAACTGATTACCACCCTTCGTGCTCAGGGGATGCGTGTCATCGTTTTTTTTGGACCCGACGAGAAAGAATTGATGGTATTGTTTAGACAATCCCTGGGGAAAGATGTTCCCCTTGTTTTTGAATCCTCTTTGAGAATATTTGCATCCATGGTCGCGCATTGCAATCTCTTCATTGCCTGTGATAGTGGTCCCATGCACCTCTCCTGTGCCCTGGGTGTGCGTACCATTGCACTCTTTCTCAAGGGCAATTTTCATCACTGGGGTCCTCCTCCGGAGATTGCACACATCATTTACCGTACAGAAGGAATCCGGGTCGAAGATATTGTGGAAGTCGCTGTTGCTGAGGTGGGTAACGTCACGCCTTCTTAA